In Thermotomaculum hydrothermale, a single genomic region encodes these proteins:
- a CDS encoding YicC/YloC family endoribonuclease, with protein sequence MRSMTGFAEAKREFDGFTVNIVIKSINSKYLDANVKIDDNFQSFENDIISIVKTKVKRGRVSIFITIEFDTSKYPVIVNEEKVKPILEQIEKIQKEFPSFDFNVPLNVFLSQNNGFFENQLTDELKEKIKQAILETLDSILDTFNKSREKEGEFLKKDFKERLNRIEILLEEIEKQRDGFFEKQLEKYRKLIGGLVKEGDENRIMIEAGILADKLDISEELTRLKSHVSVFRETMEEKEKAIGKKLDFILQEMMRESNTIGSKGKDKNISKLVIELKTEIEKIREQVQNIE encoded by the coding sequence ATGAGAAGTATGACAGGATTTGCAGAAGCAAAAAGAGAATTTGATGGTTTTACAGTAAATATTGTAATAAAGAGCATTAATAGTAAATACCTTGATGCAAATGTAAAAATTGATGATAACTTTCAATCATTTGAAAACGATATAATTTCAATTGTCAAAACAAAGGTTAAAAGGGGAAGGGTAAGCATTTTTATAACAATTGAATTTGACACATCTAAATACCCTGTAATTGTTAACGAAGAAAAGGTAAAGCCCATTTTAGAGCAGATAGAAAAAATTCAGAAAGAATTCCCCTCTTTTGATTTTAATGTGCCTTTAAATGTATTTTTATCTCAAAACAATGGCTTTTTTGAAAACCAATTAACCGATGAATTAAAAGAGAAAATTAAACAAGCAATTCTTGAAACCCTTGATTCAATACTTGATACTTTTAATAAATCAAGGGAAAAGGAAGGGGAATTTCTTAAAAAAGACTTTAAAGAAAGGCTAAACAGGATTGAAATTCTGCTTGAAGAGATTGAGAAACAGAGAGACGGCTTTTTTGAAAAACAGCTTGAAAAATACAGAAAATTGATTGGAGGCCTTGTAAAAGAGGGTGACGAAAACAGAATAATGATTGAAGCAGGAATACTTGCCGACAAACTTGACATTAGCGAGGAATTAACAAGGCTTAAAAGCCATGTATCAGTTTTCAGGGAAACTATGGAAGAAAAAGAAAAAGCAATAGGCAAAAAACTTGACTTTATACTTCAGGAGATGATGAGAGAATCAAATACAATAGGTTCAAAGGGTAAAGACAAAAATATATCAAAACTGGTAATTGAACTTAAAACAGAAATTGAAAAGATAAGGGAACAGGTTCAAAATATAGAATAA
- a CDS encoding sulfite exporter TauE/SafE family protein: protein MEYLIFNSFQVFLIAGIIIFLGQVIYAALGFGSAMVSITLLSLVFGDLSQIIPYFLLLCIPTEIAIVYKNRKTIDFSFVKKFVLFLFAGLLIGSYLLKNAVPEKLVIYLGITISIIALYFLFFEKKLAFSFKKNGFAGKILSFITGILGGVYGISGPPIIIFLKGLKLNKSEFRATILSIFFSMSILRTVIYTFLGLYNIKILLTAIFTFPFVMLGLYLGNKIHLTFSETKFKKITAAVLLINGLILVIKNLT from the coding sequence ATGGAATATCTAATTTTCAACTCCTTTCAGGTTTTCCTAATCGCAGGAATTATTATTTTCCTGGGACAGGTAATTTACGCAGCACTGGGGTTTGGCTCTGCAATGGTATCTATAACCCTTTTATCACTTGTTTTTGGAGATTTATCTCAAATAATCCCCTATTTTCTCCTGCTTTGCATACCCACCGAAATTGCAATTGTTTACAAAAATAGAAAAACAATAGATTTTTCATTTGTTAAAAAGTTTGTTCTATTCCTCTTTGCAGGGCTTTTAATTGGCTCTTATTTGTTAAAAAACGCTGTTCCAGAAAAACTTGTTATTTACCTTGGAATAACAATCTCTATTATTGCCCTGTACTTTCTGTTTTTTGAGAAAAAATTAGCATTCAGTTTTAAAAAAAACGGATTTGCAGGTAAGATACTCTCATTTATTACAGGGATTTTAGGGGGAGTGTACGGAATATCAGGCCCACCGATAATAATTTTTTTAAAGGGATTAAAATTAAATAAAAGTGAATTCAGGGCAACAATTCTCTCAATTTTCTTTTCAATGAGTATATTAAGAACAGTAATTTACACATTTTTAGGCTTGTACAACATTAAAATACTATTAACTGCAATTTTTACATTTCCATTTGTAATGTTAGGGCTTTACCTTGGCAATAAAATTCACCTAACATTTTCTGAAACCAAATTTAAAAAAATAACCGCCGCCGTTTTACTGATTAACGGTCTAATACTTGTAATCAAAAACCTTACATAA
- a CDS encoding SLC13 family permease — translation MSRFKWIAIAFIGFLLIILFPIQGLNFNQKAVLATTFAMAILWLSDAIPMGATSLLPLALFPLLGVLSASEVAKPYAHRLIFLFLGGLIIAQAIQKWGLHKRIAVNIVDFLGANPNTIILGFMVATAFLSMWMSNTATTLMMMPIGLALIQSFSEKMKDSLDFLNFSKTLMLSIAFAASIGGVATLVGTPPNLVFAGMYNKLFGAQISFARWMEIGLPISLFLLAFAWVYMVFFCFPFKGLPKENMKKIIDIEKESLSKMSFEEKIVLVIFALTAIGWITRAGFNFGSFKIRGWVSFFPYGKYIKDSTVAMFFATLMFFLPAKEKGKAIIDFSDVVKIPWEVLFLFGGGFALAESFKATELTHWVGHKFAFITHLHPLVLVFLVILVLGTLTQFTSNTATTTIMLPILAGIAQTANIDPLILLIPATLGASFAFVLPVATPPNAIVMGSGVISVKDMAKAGIWLQVFATIFVTIYCYFFLM, via the coding sequence ATGAGTAGATTTAAGTGGATTGCTATTGCGTTTATAGGCTTCCTTTTGATAATACTATTCCCAATACAGGGATTGAATTTTAATCAAAAGGCTGTTTTAGCAACAACCTTTGCAATGGCTATTTTATGGTTAAGTGATGCTATCCCAATGGGTGCAACTTCACTTTTGCCCCTTGCACTGTTTCCCCTGTTAGGGGTATTAAGTGCTTCAGAGGTTGCAAAGCCCTATGCCCATAGGCTTATTTTCCTGTTTTTAGGCGGGTTAATTATTGCCCAGGCTATTCAAAAGTGGGGGTTGCATAAGAGAATTGCAGTGAATATTGTGGATTTTTTAGGGGCAAATCCAAATACCATTATTTTGGGATTTATGGTTGCGACAGCGTTTCTTTCAATGTGGATGTCAAATACTGCAACAACATTGATGATGATGCCAATAGGTCTTGCCCTTATTCAGAGTTTTTCCGAGAAAATGAAAGATAGTCTTGATTTTTTAAATTTTTCAAAAACATTGATGTTGAGTATTGCCTTTGCAGCATCAATAGGGGGTGTTGCAACTTTGGTGGGGACACCACCGAACCTTGTTTTTGCGGGGATGTATAATAAACTCTTTGGTGCTCAAATTTCCTTTGCAAGGTGGATGGAAATAGGCTTGCCGATAAGTTTGTTCTTGCTTGCTTTTGCATGGGTTTATATGGTTTTCTTTTGCTTCCCCTTTAAAGGTTTACCAAAAGAGAATATGAAAAAAATTATTGATATTGAAAAAGAGTCTCTGAGTAAAATGAGTTTTGAGGAAAAGATAGTTCTTGTTATTTTTGCTTTAACCGCAATTGGCTGGATAACAAGGGCAGGCTTTAATTTTGGTTCTTTTAAGATAAGGGGGTGGGTTTCATTCTTCCCTTATGGAAAATATATAAAAGATTCAACAGTGGCGATGTTTTTTGCAACATTAATGTTTTTTCTCCCTGCAAAGGAAAAGGGCAAAGCTATAATTGATTTTTCAGATGTGGTAAAGATTCCATGGGAGGTTTTATTCCTTTTTGGTGGTGGATTTGCACTGGCAGAGTCTTTCAAAGCAACTGAATTGACACACTGGGTTGGGCATAAGTTTGCATTTATAACTCATTTGCATCCATTGGTGCTTGTTTTTCTTGTGATTTTAGTTTTAGGCACTTTAACTCAATTTACATCAAATACGGCAACAACAACGATTATGCTTCCAATTCTTGCAGGTATTGCTCAAACGGCAAATATAGATCCTTTGATTCTGCTTATCCCGGCAACATTAGGTGCATCTTTTGCCTTTGTTCTCCCTGTTGCCACTCCACCTAATGCAATTGTAATGGGAAGTGGGGTTATTTCTGTTAAGGATATGGCTAAAGCAGGGATTTGGCTTCAGGTTTTTGCAACAATTTTTGTTACAATTTACTGTTATTTCTTTCTTATGTAA
- a CDS encoding dynamin family protein — protein sequence MVNSHSPSPKICDCLAFIEKSKSVIGNLKGDFFENELKKLTLLEERFSEGRLNLAVLGQFKRGKSTLLNALLGVDVLPSAVVPLTAIPTFLKSGKNLSAKIVFNSERKPEIFEVENISQLRVFVGQFVTEENNPENEKNVLEVEIKIPDNPLLKNRVVLIDTPGIGSTYKHNTEATLNFLPQCDAALFVVSSDPPITEVELDFLKKVKEKVPRLFFVLNKIDYLDEDERGEVLDFLKKNLEKAGIDGNLKVFPVSAKQALKGKLKNDENLLISSNIQEIEEHLVGFLAKEKSEALSKAIALKVLHSLNEVLLNVDIELKSLLMPIDVLEEKLTLFERKIDELKYEKQAAFDLLKGDNNRLHQFLEEYSSELREKSEEYLEGVMDEVIASSNKEKIDEIEIRNKLAEVIPVFFEKKMGETTELFEKKVSDLLNRHKERANSLIISIKNIAAELFDVSYSKLQEDRLFELTHEPYWVTHKWNTTFNPIPPAVVDKVMPLKVRNRRIVKRIKEQIHSLVISNIENIRWSIYQSIDKSFRTFERTLEEKFDTTLKSTYGAVKLAMKKRVEQKEKVEKDIENLELIKQRLNGLIDELNLFLKSG from the coding sequence ATGGTTAATTCTCATTCTCCGTCCCCTAAAATTTGCGATTGCTTAGCCTTTATTGAAAAATCAAAATCAGTTATAGGAAACCTGAAAGGTGATTTTTTTGAAAATGAGTTAAAGAAACTTACTCTGCTTGAAGAAAGGTTTTCAGAGGGGAGGCTTAACCTTGCTGTTTTAGGCCAGTTTAAGAGAGGTAAGAGCACTCTTTTAAATGCGCTGTTAGGTGTTGATGTACTTCCCTCTGCTGTTGTGCCTTTGACAGCAATACCCACCTTCCTGAAAAGCGGGAAAAACCTGTCGGCAAAGATTGTTTTTAATTCAGAAAGGAAACCTGAAATTTTTGAGGTTGAAAATATATCTCAATTAAGGGTTTTTGTTGGCCAATTTGTTACTGAGGAAAACAATCCTGAGAATGAGAAAAATGTTCTTGAGGTTGAAATTAAAATTCCGGATAATCCACTTTTAAAAAACAGAGTAGTTTTAATTGATACTCCAGGGATAGGTTCAACCTATAAGCATAACACTGAGGCAACCTTGAATTTTCTGCCCCAGTGTGATGCCGCCCTTTTTGTCGTCTCTTCAGACCCGCCTATTACAGAGGTTGAACTTGATTTTTTAAAAAAGGTTAAAGAAAAGGTTCCAAGGTTGTTTTTTGTTTTAAACAAAATTGATTACCTTGATGAAGATGAGAGGGGAGAAGTTTTAGATTTTTTGAAAAAAAACCTTGAAAAGGCCGGGATTGATGGCAATTTAAAGGTTTTCCCTGTGTCTGCAAAGCAGGCTTTAAAGGGGAAATTAAAAAATGATGAAAATTTGTTAATCTCAAGTAATATTCAGGAAATAGAGGAACACCTTGTTGGCTTTCTTGCAAAAGAGAAGTCAGAGGCTCTTTCAAAGGCTATTGCATTGAAGGTTTTGCATTCATTAAATGAAGTGCTTTTAAATGTTGATATTGAATTAAAATCTCTCTTAATGCCAATTGATGTGCTTGAAGAAAAGCTTACTTTGTTTGAGAGAAAGATTGATGAGTTAAAGTATGAAAAACAGGCTGCTTTTGATTTGCTAAAAGGTGATAACAACAGGCTTCATCAGTTTTTAGAGGAGTATTCATCAGAGTTAAGGGAAAAGTCTGAGGAATACCTTGAAGGGGTTATGGACGAGGTAATTGCTTCAAGTAATAAAGAGAAGATTGATGAGATTGAGATTAGAAATAAGCTTGCAGAGGTTATTCCTGTTTTTTTTGAAAAGAAAATGGGAGAAACAACAGAACTTTTTGAAAAAAAGGTTAGTGATTTACTTAACAGGCATAAGGAGAGAGCAAACAGTCTTATAATTTCAATTAAAAACATTGCAGCTGAATTGTTTGATGTCTCTTATTCAAAGTTGCAGGAAGACAGGCTTTTTGAATTAACCCATGAGCCCTATTGGGTTACCCACAAGTGGAATACCACCTTTAATCCTATTCCCCCTGCTGTTGTTGATAAGGTTATGCCTTTAAAGGTGAGAAATAGAAGGATTGTAAAGAGAATTAAAGAGCAGATTCATTCCCTTGTTATTTCAAATATTGAAAATATTAGATGGTCTATTTATCAGAGCATAGATAAAAGTTTTAGAACCTTTGAACGGACACTTGAAGAGAAATTTGATACCACATTAAAGTCAACTTACGGGGCTGTAAAACTTGCAATGAAAAAGAGAGTTGAGCAGAAGGAGAAGGTTGAAAAAGACATTGAAAACCTTGAGTTGATTAAACAACGATTAAACGGTTTGATAGATGAATTAAATTTATTTTTAAAAAGTGGTTAA
- a CDS encoding SBBP repeat-containing protein: MKRFDTFGKSNLINHNANSNTTNKQEIKLSKTLKLAPSYFIPNRSKVKGGKKIIDNNEVTAFVQTKKGRILFTPKGAFIGITVPKNPKEIERRRTNKKNSKMPIDQIENERGKDAKLIVIGLGFEGKNKGKSKSITPELEEKTKAKVNFLIGEKENWQRNIPTYRKLVYENVWDGIDVEYIGYMDKLEYRVILNPNANPDNIIMITGAEDLELTEEGNLIAELDGGKLYIGKPLAYQEIDGKRVDVKVSFKILSNGRYTFELGNYNPNYKLIIDPVLEWSTYVGGDREWDGERKNSITIDSSGNIYVCGYTESSNFPTTTGAYQTTFSDGYYDTFVFKLNSNGSDLIYSTYVGGSGADYAESIAIDFSGNVYVCGYIGSSDFPTTSNAYQTSNNGDYDALVFKLNSDGSDLVYSTYVGGSDNDRATSLSLDSSGNAYVCGFTQSSDFPTTTGAYQTTNNGGYDAFVFKLSSDGSSLVYSTYVGGIDGDFAYSLSLDSSGNTYVCGATLSGFPTTTGAYQTTNNGSYDAIVFKLNSDGSDLVYSTYVGGSDWELPNSIAVDSSHNAYVCGYTQSSDFPTTTDAYQITYNDGYEDGFVFKLNNDGSSLVYSTYIGGSKSDRATSIIIDSSHNAYVCGYTNSSDFPKTQGTYDSNIPHGYVAFVLKFNNKNTCTISASAGAGGTISPSGNVTVNVGDDITFTISANSGYHIKDVLVDGSSVGAVSSYTFQRVTSNHSIEAQFEANSQITYSITATAGTGGTINPSGNVTVNEGVDISFTISANSGYHIKDVLVDGSSVGAVSTYTFQNVTSNHTIEAQFEANSQITYSITATAGTGGTINPSGNVIVNERRNITFTISANSGYHIKDVLVDGSSVGAVSTYTFQNVTSNHTIEAQFEANSQITYSITATAGTGGTINPSGDITVNYGDDVTFTITPDSGNFIEDVTVDGHSVGRVQTYTFYNVHSDHKIHAVFTDTLPPTITSAKAQSLRGQLPLKVNFTCNAYDPDGGAIVRYIWHIDGDDFSDTVVTFDGLCNYMFVKPDTYHISVTVIDDEGESASVVLKDFTNEDTTIVVENPQHFNLVMPLPVVSIGKSANSSKDINIHNIVTSILNLTNEKSHISIKYFDANGNNVLTYRYTIAPGEKFSLNPNSNGYTDYNQAKIESDSYFIAYSKVMTATGQMTSYLLPQMSDKLFIPHVAEETDYWDTSMFISSLESTDVKVKVGENENTYNIPVFSQLINLEDLLGDDVNEAKTWGTVESIQNNPFEDTQPLGGFEVFQHNETDGAAIELQSSGSRTLFIPHIPEETDIFWTGFAIVNPNDEDANIVVDLYTKDGEQVASIPMTIEANTKLKALASDLFGEANGSAEWGIIRSDKDIIGMEIYGTVANGICGFALPSLATTEGYLPELITGDNYWNGIAITNPSNETATVDISLISKDGIVKDTKQIELQSMARYKSVVKDLFADVEIESTDYIYYKSTISVIAISVSGDLDRTFMFSLVGRE; the protein is encoded by the coding sequence ATGAAAAGATTTGACACATTTGGAAAATCAAATCTCATAAATCATAATGCAAACTCTAATACAACTAACAAACAAGAGATAAAACTTTCAAAAACATTGAAACTTGCGCCATCATACTTTATTCCTAACAGATCAAAAGTAAAAGGGGGTAAAAAGATAATAGACAACAATGAGGTAACAGCCTTTGTGCAGACAAAAAAGGGAAGAATACTCTTTACCCCTAAAGGTGCATTTATAGGAATAACAGTGCCAAAAAACCCAAAAGAAATTGAAAGACGAAGAACAAACAAAAAAAATAGCAAAATGCCAATAGACCAAATAGAAAATGAAAGAGGAAAAGATGCTAAATTAATAGTAATAGGGTTAGGCTTTGAAGGAAAAAACAAAGGAAAATCAAAATCAATAACTCCAGAATTAGAAGAAAAAACAAAAGCAAAAGTAAACTTCTTAATAGGGGAAAAAGAAAACTGGCAGAGAAACATCCCAACATATAGAAAACTTGTATATGAAAATGTATGGGACGGGATAGATGTTGAATACATAGGCTATATGGATAAATTAGAATACAGGGTGATTTTAAATCCAAATGCTAACCCGGATAACATTATAATGATAACAGGTGCTGAAGATTTAGAACTAACAGAAGAAGGAAACTTAATAGCAGAATTAGACGGAGGCAAGTTATACATAGGAAAACCATTAGCCTATCAGGAGATAGACGGGAAAAGGGTTGATGTAAAAGTATCCTTCAAAATTCTATCAAACGGGAGATATACATTTGAATTAGGGAACTATAATCCCAATTATAAATTGATAATTGATCCTGTATTAGAATGGAGTACCTATGTTGGAGGAGATAGAGAGTGGGATGGTGAGCGTAAAAATTCCATAACAATAGATTCCTCTGGTAATATATATGTTTGCGGATACACAGAATCATCTAATTTCCCAACAACTACAGGCGCTTATCAAACAACTTTTAGCGATGGATATTATGACACATTCGTATTTAAACTTAATAGTAACGGAAGCGACTTAATTTATTCAACCTATGTTGGTGGAAGCGGTGCTGACTATGCAGAGAGCATTGCCATAGATTTTTCTGGCAATGTTTATGTTTGCGGATATATAGGATCATCTGATTTTCCCACAACTTCAAATGCTTATCAAACAAGTAATAATGGGGATTATGATGCACTAGTATTTAAGTTGAATAGTGATGGAAGTGATTTAGTTTATTCAACCTATGTTGGTGGAAGTGATAATGATCGTGCAACATCCTTAAGTTTAGATTCTTCTGGCAATGCTTATGTTTGTGGTTTTACGCAATCCTCTGATTTCCCTACAACTACAGGAGCTTATCAAACAACTAATAACGGTGGCTATGATGCTTTTGTATTTAAATTAAGCAGTGATGGTAGCAGTTTAGTTTATTCAACCTATGTTGGTGGAATTGATGGTGATTTCGCATACTCTTTAAGTTTAGATTCTTCTGGTAATACTTATGTTTGTGGAGCAACATTATCTGGTTTCCCAACAACTACAGGGGCTTATCAAACAACTAATAATGGTAGTTATGATGCAATTGTATTTAAGTTGAATAGTGATGGAAGTGATTTAGTTTATTCAACCTATGTGGGTGGAAGTGATTGGGAATTACCAAATTCCATAGCTGTAGATTCTTCTCACAATGCCTATGTTTGCGGATATACACAATCCTCTGATTTTCCAACAACTACAGATGCTTATCAAATAACTTATAACGATGGTTATGAAGATGGATTTGTATTTAAATTAAACAATGATGGGAGTAGTTTAGTTTATTCAACATACATAGGTGGGAGTAAGTCTGATCGTGCGACCTCCATAATAATAGATTCATCTCACAATGCTTATGTTTGCGGATATACAAATTCATCAGATTTTCCTAAAACACAGGGGACCTATGACTCTAACATTCCACATGGTTATGTGGCTTTTGTATTAAAATTTAACAACAAAAACACATGTACAATAAGTGCAAGTGCAGGTGCAGGTGGGACAATAAGTCCAAGTGGCAATGTAACAGTAAATGTAGGAGATGACATAACCTTCACCATTAGTGCAAATAGTGGTTACCATATAAAGGATGTATTAGTTGATGGTTCAAGTGTGGGGGCAGTATCAAGCTATACATTTCAGCGTGTAACATCAAATCACTCAATAGAGGCCCAATTTGAAGCAAATAGTCAGATCACATACTCAATAACAGCAACAGCGGGAACAGGTGGAACAATAAACCCAAGCGGAAATGTAACAGTAAACGAAGGAGTGGATATAAGCTTCACAATTAGTGCAAATAGTGGTTACCACATAAAAGATGTGTTGGTTGATGGTTCAAGTGTAGGGGCAGTATCAACTTATACCTTCCAAAATGTAACATCAAACCACACAATAGAGGCCCAATTTGAAGCAAATAGTCAGATTACATACTCAATAACAGCAACAGCGGGAACAGGTGGGACAATAAACCCAAGCGGAAATGTAATAGTAAACGAAAGAAGAAATATAACCTTTACAATTAGTGCAAATAGTGGTTACCACATAAAGGATGTGTTGGTTGATGGTTCAAGTGTAGGGGCAGTATCAACTTATACCTTCCAAAATGTAACATCAAACCACACAATAGAGGCCCAATTTGAAGCAAATAGTCAGATTACATACTCAATAACAGCAACAGCAGGAACAGGTGGGACAATAAACCCTAGTGGTGATATAACAGTAAATTATGGAGATGATGTTACTTTTACAATCACTCCCGATAGTGGAAATTTTATTGAAGATGTAACTGTTGATGGACACTCTGTTGGAAGAGTTCAAACCTATACTTTCTATAATGTACATTCTGACCATAAAATTCATGCAGTATTCACTGACACATTGCCTCCAACAATTACAAGTGCAAAAGCTCAAAGTTTAAGAGGGCAATTACCATTAAAGGTTAATTTTACCTGTAATGCTTACGATCCGGATGGCGGAGCTATTGTAAGATACATCTGGCACATTGATGGGGATGATTTTTCAGACACAGTTGTAACCTTTGATGGATTATGCAATTACATGTTTGTAAAACCTGATACTTACCATATTTCTGTAACTGTAATTGATGATGAGGGAGAATCGGCTTCCGTGGTTTTAAAAGATTTCACCAACGAAGATACAACCATAGTTGTAGAAAATCCACAACACTTTAATCTTGTTATGCCATTACCAGTAGTTTCTATTGGCAAATCAGCAAACTCTTCAAAAGACATTAATATCCATAATATTGTAACAAGCATTCTAAACCTTACCAACGAAAAATCACATATAAGTATTAAATACTTTGATGCTAATGGGAACAATGTACTAACCTATCGTTACACCATTGCACCAGGTGAAAAATTCTCTCTCAATCCAAACTCTAACGGATACACTGATTATAATCAGGCAAAAATTGAAAGCGATAGTTACTTTATAGCCTATTCAAAGGTTATGACAGCAACAGGTCAGATGACATCCTATTTGTTACCGCAGATGAGTGATAAATTATTTATCCCGCATGTTGCTGAAGAGACAGATTACTGGGATACCTCTATGTTTATATCATCACTTGAATCAACAGATGTTAAAGTTAAGGTTGGAGAAAATGAAAACACTTACAACATTCCTGTATTCTCACAACTAATAAACCTCGAAGATTTATTGGGAGATGATGTAAATGAAGCAAAAACCTGGGGTACAGTTGAATCTATTCAGAATAATCCATTTGAAGACACACAACCTTTAGGAGGATTTGAGGTATTCCAGCACAATGAAACAGACGGTGCGGCAATAGAACTACAATCATCAGGAAGTAGAACACTATTTATCCCGCATATTCCAGAAGAAACAGACATTTTCTGGACAGGATTTGCCATAGTAAACCCAAATGATGAGGATGCAAACATTGTTGTAGACCTGTACACCAAAGATGGAGAACAGGTTGCGTCAATCCCAATGACAATTGAGGCAAATACAAAACTTAAAGCATTGGCAAGTGATTTATTTGGAGAGGCTAATGGCAGTGCAGAATGGGGAATAATCCGTTCAGACAAAGACATAATTGGAATGGAAATATACGGTACAGTTGCAAACGGGATATGTGGATTTGCATTACCATCCCTTGCAACGACAGAAGGGTACTTACCTGAGCTTATAACCGGAGACAATTACTGGAACGGGATAGCAATAACCAATCCATCCAATGAAACAGCAACTGTTGATATAAGTCTAATAAGCAAGGATGGTATTGTAAAAGACACAAAACAGATTGAATTACAATCAATGGCAAGGTATAAGTCAGTTGTAAAAGACTTATTTGCAGATGTTGAAATTGAATCAACTGACTATATCTATTACAAATCAACAATATCAGTAATTGCGATATCGGTTAGTGGAGATTTAGACAGAACATTTATGTTTTCCCTCGTTGGAAGAGAGTAA
- a CDS encoding ankyrin repeat domain-containing protein, which translates to MDRKLIFEAVKNGDLEAVKLLINKGANVNEKTETAFTPLHIAAEECHFEIAKFLISKGANINAKTIGGWRGGRTPLHFAARGNCVKIADYLLSKGVKVDVKDEDGFTPLHYSALYGNQEMVEFLISKGTDVNSKTNLNSSVYWTPLHFAVEEGHKEIALILVSHGADIYSADKKGKTALDYAKEKGLTDLIEKILEAVKQK; encoded by the coding sequence ATGGATAGAAAACTCATTTTTGAAGCTGTAAAAAATGGAGACTTGGAAGCCGTTAAATTACTCATAAATAAAGGTGCTAATGTAAACGAGAAAACTGAAACCGCATTCACTCCCCTGCATATTGCTGCTGAAGAGTGCCATTTTGAGATTGCAAAATTCCTTATTTCAAAAGGTGCAAATATAAATGCAAAAACAATAGGTGGATGGAGAGGGGGACGTACCCCTCTTCACTTTGCAGCAAGGGGAAATTGTGTAAAGATAGCAGATTATCTGTTATCAAAAGGTGTTAAAGTAGATGTAAAGGATGAGGATGGCTTTACACCATTGCACTATTCCGCTTTGTACGGGAATCAAGAAATGGTAGAGTTTCTGATATCAAAGGGAACAGATGTAAACTCTAAAACCAACCTTAATTCAAGTGTTTACTGGACTCCTCTTCACTTTGCAGTTGAAGAGGGACATAAAGAAATTGCACTTATACTTGTTTCACACGGAGCAGATATTTACTCAGCGGATAAAAAAGGCAAAACAGCCCTTGATTATGCAAAAGAAAAGGGATTAACAGATTTGATTGAAAAAATTTTAGAAGCTGTGAAACAAAAATAA